Genomic window (Drosophila albomicans strain 15112-1751.03 chromosome X, ASM965048v2, whole genome shotgun sequence):
CGTTTCCACGATGCCAAGGACAAGTTTAGGGCCATGGAACGCAACGGCAGCAGTCGCTACGATCTAGACGAACGCGATGGCGTCCCACCATCGGCAaccggcaacaacagcgactaTCATCGCTCATCGTCGCGCCGGCGACGCGGCAGCTTGGAGCCGCCCAGCTATGTGGAGGAGCAGTGGagcgatgaggatgatgaggAGCCGCTGCAATCGATGCAGCCGGAACCGTTGTTGCCCCGTGGCCGTGGACGTTCCCGAGAGCGTTCGcattggcagcagcaggagcaactgcagcatcagcaacacagcagcaacagcagcggcaacttgCGGCATGGACAGGAGCGTGAGCGACGTGAGCGGGATTATCCCATGCGACGTGGCGAGGAGCACGCCCATGAAGTGTATAGGCATGAGAGGGAGCGGGAGAGGGAGCGCGAGcgtgaaagagagagggaacgGGAGCGGGAGCGtgaaagggagagagaacgTGCTTCGTCGCGTCATCAGCTGCGAGCGCATTCGCGTGAATATCTTCAGTCAGCGGAGTCCGGTGGAAAGTCGAGCTCATCGCGTGGCGGCGTCTCGCATCACGCAGAGCGTTATCCCTCGCCAGCGCCcacgcccagcagcagcaatagcggTGTAGGAGGAGGGAGCGGTGCAGCTGGTGTGGCGCCCTCTGGCGGTGGCAAGCCGTTGGCCAGCATGCCGAAGGGCTATCGACACAGCTATGCGGAGCCGGTGTTTGCGCGCTCCGGCGGACGTGTGGGACTCGCTGCAGTCAATCCCTACTGAAGGCAGAAGAACCGAGCAACAATTGTAAATTCCGAAAAGCGAGGAAGAGGGAGAGcatgaaagagagagcgagcaagCGAGTAACCCAATCCATGCGCACGAATGCGCCTGTAATTATGTGCCTtctaaatatgttttatatgaGTACAtactttatacatatacatatctatatatatatatatacatacacatatatctACATCTATATGCATAGATTAgcctatatacatacatatacaccgTGTATATCTTTTATGTAGCGAACAAATcgaaacacaaacaaacacacagtttaaaaatgcatttttttttttattgattgtaaTCTTAAGACGCGCGGTTAATTGgtatagtataaatattatacataaatactgtatatgtatagccgatttttttttttgatatatatatatatatattttacatatactcgatcaaaaataatatttgattaaacttacttataaatatatagctCATGTATCTATTGTtatcaatttgatatttgcattaataaaGCGCtagtaacaaacaaaaaatatccaacaaaaaaaatagtaaaagcatttcaaaataatttgcgTTCGTTTCGTTGTCTGTTTGTCacatgaatttataatttcgcTATAGTTATACATACCACATTATAGGAACCATCGGAGGAAAAATGggttaacaaaaaatatatattaaacgAAACTATAGcattaaaaaaaggaaataataaaagtcaGTCAATtatattcactttttttttcgggcagcctaaaagtatgctttgatttttgtattgtgAAATTTGACAACTGCATCGTTGCCAACTACTTGAAATTAGTGCAAGGCACAAAAACTAAGTTAACTAGCATAACTAAGTCATGAAACAATTGAACGATACTCGTTATAAAACGAAATTGTAGTATTTGAAaaagctaataaaaaaatcagTCATTTAGggcagcctaaaagtatgctttgaTTTTTGCAATGTGAAATTTGACAACTGCAGCGTTGCCAACTACTTGAAATTGTGCTAGGCACAAAAACTAAGTTAACTAGCATAACTATGTCATGAAACAATTGAACGATACTcgttcatttcaattatttcctCAATCCCATACAATCACACGATCTGAACAgaaacatttgaatatttttatatatacgcACACGCCttttccaaatttattttatttgtccGTCTAATGAGCACAATGACTGAAGAAGACCGCAAAATGGCTGTCTACACTGCGAACAGAAAGAAATATAACTATACTTTGGCTGTCTTGATGGCGATGCGGAACGACTTCGAACCGGAAAAATTCCTTAGCCTGTATGATGATATACACAATCGATATCCTATGCTAATCCATAATCATGTGATTGATACGGCGATCAtcatatggaaaaaatgcttTGTTGTGCCGGACAAGGATGTGTCTTTTTATTATAGGGAATTATACAAATACCATTTCAATATGATAGATGCGTAAGATTTAATTCTACAGCTGTTTTCACATTCcctgattattttatttgcccaTAGACTGAATGGCGATTATTAAACCGAGTCAAAGTCAAAAAGTCGCTAATGCTGTGCAAGCAAATCATTTTACTAAAAcgatcaaattaaaattaacctTGACAAATGCTTTTCAGCATTAGAACTtcaatttttcgatttttttattttattactcaTTCGCCTAGTcgataatttttttaatttgacagcataaaagtatgctatagaaATTGTCAAAATCCCAAAAgttcattttctttctttcaataTCTTGAATAAATGCTCATTGTcactgttgtagttgtttttgttttgttttacatttttattgtttaatttaaaaactctttgtttggtttttcacaatagtttttttttaaagatttttttcaaaacaaaaataaagaagaaaaatatagtttatataatatatttttatcctTTTTCTCACttgtgttttcgttttcttgtttgtttgttttttttttttttttgtaataatattaattaaaaatattgttttctttttgtttgtttttgttttgttttctttcgcAAGTTAATTTAAGAAACAATTAATCAAgttcttatttaattatacaaatttaaaaaaaatagtaattatataataataaaaataatatttataacgggggaaaatgcaaattgctgttgttgttgtttgttattgtagttgtagttgttgtttttctcttgTTACTGCGTTTCGTTTCTCCTCAATGTGGAGCTCTTAGGGAGGAGAGAGGAGGGATTCTGGACCTGGCTGGTGCACAAAAATTGGCGACCattctataaaatttatttactgcatGGATGGGGCGGGgcgattgattgattgattgtcgTTTAACACTAGACTGTCAAAACCGTTGGCGGAAGTGTCttctattattttctttttgtttttatatattttttgttttaaataacgCTGCGCTTCATTTCATCTCCTGCTCATattcttattttcattttcatatttttatttttatttgtttttgtttttcttttcaactttctaTACATACACGTCGCGGGTcaggttaaaaaaaaaataactcatttgaaataaattgtttaagctTCATATTAACTGTGGAGTGTAATtgattatagttttttttgttgttttcctttttttttgttttgttttgtttttttgctacATCGACGTGATTTTGGGCGGGGCGGAGAGATGGGGTTAGGGGTGGAGGGATGGAGCGCTGCTAGTAGTTGGATGTAGAAGAAAGCGTCGTGGATGCCGCTTTACATGTTCTCAAACTGATCCACGCGACGCTTTGTGTTGCCCTTGCGGATCTCACGCAGCGTCTTGTACTTGTCGCGTCCCTGACGCACGTTCTCGCGATGAATCTTGTCGTTTGCCGTCTCTTTCGTTTCGTCGCGTGACTGCGCCAGATCTTGCTTCAAGGCCTGGGTTGTT
Coding sequences:
- the LOC127565776 gene encoding uncharacterized protein LOC127565776 isoform X2, which encodes MSTMTEEDRKMAVYTANRKKYNYTLAVLMAMRNDFEPEKFLSLYDDIHNRYPMLIHNHVIDTAIIIWKKCFVVPDKDVSFYYRELYKYHFNMIDALNGDY